In Plasmodium reichenowi strain SY57 chromosome 5, whole genome shotgun sequence, the following proteins share a genomic window:
- a CDS encoding hypothetical protein (conserved Plasmodium protein, unknown function), with product MNNSNEDDILNKENITDFRSIQNNLYKINTQKDNHHEVNKNNQMHFLHSSNNEECVNNKDKKNDTDTNILSSNSSHLSNFTSLYHSNIINKFIINERQPLDRNEQTYDHTNIYKHDINIDNYINLNSNKLCHNVNLVNNSLDKFNKIAFIKKLKKNKPLYYNQQKKEHHVNFIYKQNYFYKRNENKKTNHNDIISNNNNQQYDLNIKHSNNHDDTKKHNFNLFFFDKSDHFYNESTINMKNTKNIMINPNTNNEYDSNYEEQTYNTNDDNIYSDIYANKKNQVDINYQNISKKFTAPYNNVYDNTKCYYKKKKKLIKNKNNNNNNNNNNNNNNNNNNNNNNNNNNNNNNNYNNNNDNNNYNYNYNKYHINNNYNYNTHKNDNHISDPNFQFQFYNRKDNENTLLTYSTSNNYQMLNIFSRIKEKKKKKKKELKYSLDQNNLQISDIQNYIINKKFLKTNYIKKEHLKKNISQQMKQMPYSCENNFYNSNELFVNIINDFKRQKDKKKINIQKVQVNNDEAINNLTTYHNNSNKTNITDNNGNNNNSNYSTTIYVQNVQHFNYKNNVMKKKYNNLLRNKNLQKDIYNKRRAKIKLYENIIEFEKQFKNANDIKNDIQNDIQRDIQNDSQNDIQRDIQRDSQNDIQNDIQRDIQNDSQNDSQNDILRDIQRDIQNDSQKDIQNDSQNDILQYAQKYSYYKNKYSVLNKDNVNYSNNPINNIHTNHSTSHYNNEISVLPFNETPNNKEKHKKIETQSGKENAHIIKEYHNEETQESNIPIHFKLRRKTPRIFKTNYLSRKKKKKKKKIKLHLYSLFKNYIQIEDVQSLKKLTNNKHTNSYELQINNKNEFLNSFLQYEMQEEKQNMNLENLFHFNHKFKSNIKKKKKFKYNIYDDQSIHTQKKKYIYINENVHIDNDNMNHINFSPKKKKNNIYIYFNKQGKHWHIKKKATYHKKEKRKKLNNNKNTYHKISSLHINKDIYFSQDAKNKNHNNDNDKSINNNNNNNNNNHFHHAHAHDDILKEIKKQENNHLIINTVDKGLSHKEYNERENYQDFEKKEHQEDNTYNQNIQHNETHEYEQYNYNDQKSNNSTDKNIIIQEIKISNDQCPNSYELQNSNENKTEKSLLCPLSNNLLGLSDLFSNNIDELLISENEKKTNVDISNVSKDKPINAQNNVMTIQYTHLHLEKNIPSIHTSNTNVHNEYIFNIEKRYDIQDKQEKHINYQDEIIKHTTESINLYAHMNKNTNHIYENKNEHINETINTTYDDQKFTDQSNHIKTENEHTPYKNDDLANVNIIPHEKKSLHTCDSDDHITISNNKEDELNESTIMEQINIKQTVEGNKDNQSLYDEATYEENNSICDIEQYTHKYDLDNNINITRDYTYQNKQDNDIVYNTDNIIYDKNINHMESKNISNNYEIIILKSDIIKENIKSNIELTESYIETNNVGEHSHKENNNYSDDPTNQEQKKNKKIKNLDDEIKLHDEKELQDNISRENNISWKEEEYFDDKEQFHHKEQKTYSEKNQKSCLSSDNEEMLSHINQNNITYKNNLELYNKKYTTDRKNKKDPKKIVSYIRIKHVKNHNIIKEFNYLSIKINKYNLFKHLGIKEERLNYITSIYHSFDYYNKRIKKNDQEKINKINDLIYQYSNETKNKTNIDNYKKEFEENLLNIINYNGQQEEHEKDEENERNEENEKNEKNEKNEENEKNEKNEKNEKNEKNEKNEDNVKHEDNVKHEDNVKHEQVEEEYKLYSCKSNTNINNNEFIGKNKKYHNSNNNSNSSIRKYHRCSNNIKDKLQNELIRHKSYNLYSENAEKENILLSKENDKEKYVEEDLSYNDKDKYVNNNDDIKNIIPYNDYSEDDIISYEDIKRNIWLQNMDFQKNIERKNNIVNYIQLESMKCIILFCSLYKIKYFQGMHDMIISLFYLNLETYEIFCVFEKILHYYAPYLYLQNNYMYTINTLNENNITKNSAYNNIPLDIGIYICNKNAKLFRLLFQFFFPHISYYFDTNIDETWPTFFFVNLNFSKFNNVYRLLYIWMKLIEIKDTTNEATCDFILYLLSFFIYKMKAIKNKIYEQDKNKNYTKNDSYNYNYNYNYNYNSTPSLSYEHLKKQNICDQNGIKIKPYKKKDPIKPHFVKDQNEYMINNKNLNNNQNIYNFEKLHEINNISNQESIIHTSEKSQVQNTNELMEHQSDHMRKQKWSIYCKEMFSLFFEFNSSFDEHFKDNYEMHIDNIINNIKNIKDMIPMSFINFIIHYNSLYQINDQLLLTNEKSHPLHKTSYYSNKQLDNNNLCLHISLADLLFIHNHQKKNYNFVFIRYVEDKIILSKLLYININNLTIQNFIEFKNVNEFLKCKQQKKLKSLYNNEFKNKYNHKKKILYIILQNGNNKGEQKKIHNDIIPINSNNNYNNNNNDNNFINKQKEYSFSTKFVSSLHNHDNRLQDFIMQLLKNNIKYITIFQESSSIVNIRNDKKTNISYQIKDQRNLKENNFFSEIFKKVKNKIYDNIIKDNNQFDGEKQIPKKNDTSNQNDNITYTLKDSNFNVFINKKIKNKKYTHHINHKKKNNLNYKYNFKSKRRNEKMKTKMKSKFFINNLQSKLTNKAVSKYKSNKKMHISINKQHNKINSTKMKSIINSTEQIELKSFKNNYNLNIKNNVIFKKNYNREKLNIKKNKSNTLSLNKENLLYEQNQKNNEQNIHNNTIYNNTILKKNTTNLYKTTDTQYLKTNIKLHKDTNDILINKNQIDKYIRENEKFNNDKKYNFLDLHQNFINDILLDHFSQNKKLCNPYETEKKYMNKCIPNMVNMLISKNKIR from the coding sequence atgaataattcaaatgaagatgatattttgaataaggaaaatataacCGACTTTAGATCtattcaaaataatttatataaaataaatacacaAAAAGATAATCACCATGaagtaaataaaaataaccAAATGCATTTTTTACATTCATCCAATAATGAGGAATgtgtaaataataaagacAAGAAAAATGATACGGATACAAATATCCTCTCTTCAAATAGTTCTCATTTATCTAATTTTACCTCTTTGTATCatagtaatattataaacaaatttataataaatgaaagACAACCACTAGACAGAAATGAGCAAACATATGAtcatacaaatatatataagcatgatataaatatagataattatataaatttgaactcaaataaattatgtCATAATGTAAACCTAGTAAATAATTCACTtgataaatttaataaaatagcatttataaaaaagttaaaaaaaaataaaccCCTTTACTATAATCAACAAAAAAAGGAACATCAtgttaattttatatataaacaaaattatttttataaacgcaacgaaaataaaaaaacgaaccacaatgatattattagcaataataataatcaacaatatgatttaaatataaaacatagTAACAATCATGATGATACCAAAAAGCACAATTTcaatttattcttttttgaCAAATCAgatcatttttataatgaaTCAACTATCAATATGAAGaacacaaaaaatattatgatcaACCCTAATACGAATAACGAATATGATTCCAATTATGAAGaacaaacatataatacaaatgatgataatatatatagtgATATTTATGCtaacaaaaaaaatcaagtagatataaattatcaaaatatatcaaaaaaatttacaGCACCTTACAATAATGTTTATGATAATAcaaaatgttattataaaaaaaaaaaaaaattaataaaaaataaaaataataataacaataataataataacaataataataataataacaataataataataacaataataataataacaataacaataataataattacaataataataatgacaataataattataattataattataataaatatcacataaataataattacaattataatacccataaaaatgataacCATATAAGTGATCCAAATTTCCAATTTCAATTTTATAACAGAAAAGACAATGAAAATACTCTCCTAACTTATTCTACATCTAATAATTATCAAATGCTCAATATCTTCTCAAGAAttaaagagaaaaaaaaaaagaaaaagaaggaattaaaatattcattaGACCAAAACAATTTACAAATATCGGatatacaaaattatatcataaaCAAAAAGTTCCTTAAAAcgaattatataaaaaaggaacatcttaaaaaaaatatatcacaACAAATGAAACAAATGCCATATTCAtgtgaaaataatttttataattcaaatgaactttttgttaatataattaatgaTTTCAAAAGACAGAAggacaaaaaaaaaataaatattcaaaagGTACAAGTGAACAATGATGAAGCTATAAATAATCTTACCACATACCATAACAATAGCAACAAAACAAATATCACTGATAAtaatggtaataataataatagtaacTACAGTACAACTATTTATGTACAAAACGTACAACActttaattataaaaataatgtaatgaagaagaaatataacaatttattaagaaataaaaaccttcaaaaagatatatacaataaaaGGAGAGCAAAAATTAAGTTATACGAAAATATTATCGAATTTGAAAAGCAATTCAAAAATGCAAATGAcattaaaaatgatattcAAAATGATATTCAAAGGGATATTCAAAATGATAGTCAAAATGATATTCAAAGGGATATTCAAAGGGATAGTCAAAATGATATTCAAAATGATATTCAAAGGGATATTCAAAATGATAGTCAAAATGATAGTCAAAATGATATTCTAAGGGATATTCAAAGGGATATTCAAAATGATAGTCAAAAGGATATTCAAAATGATAGTCAAAATGATATTCTTCAATATGCACAAAAATATAGTTATtacaaaaacaaatattCTGTTCTTAATAAGGATAATGTAAATTATTCTAATAATccaataaataatatacataccAATCATAGCACTTctcattataataatgaaatatcTGTTTTACCCTTTAATGAAACTCCTAATAACaaagaaaaacataaaaaaatcGAAACACAAAGTGGAAAAGAAAATgcacatataataaaagaatatcATAATGAAGAAACACAAGAATCGAATATTCCCATTCATTTTAAACTCAGAAGAAAAACACCACGAATATTTAAAACGAATTATTTGTctaggaaaaaaaaaaaaaaaaaaaaaaaaattaaattacACTTATATTCTCTCTTTAAAAATTACATCCAAATAGAAGACGTACAATCACTCAAAAAACTTACAAATAATAAGCACACAAACTCCTATGAActtcaaataaataataaaaatgaattcCTTAACTCATTCTTACAATATGAGATGCAAGAggaaaaacaaaatatgaatttaGAGAATTTATTCCATTTTAATCATAAATTTAaatcaaatataaaaaaaaaaaaaaaatttaaatataatatatatgatgacCAAAGCATACAtacacaaaaaaagaaatatatatacataaatgaaaatgtacatattgataatgataatatgaatCATATAAACTTCTctccaaaaaaaaaaaaaaataatatatatatatattttaataaacaAGGAAAGCATTGgcatataaaaaaaaaagccacatatcataaaaaagaaaaaagaaaaaaattaaataataacaaaaatacATATCACAAAATTTCTTCTcttcatattaataaagaCATATATTTCTCACAAGACgcaaaaaataaaaaccacaataatgataatgataaatctattaacaataataataataataataataacaatcattttcatcatGCACATGCTCATGATGATATATTgaaagaaattaaaaaacaaGAAAACAATCATTTAATTATCAATACAGTAGACAAGGGTCTATCTCATAAGGAATATAATGAAAGAGAAAATTATCAAGATTTCGAAAAGAAGGAACACCAAGAAGATAATACATACAATCAAAATATTCAACATAATGAAACACATgaatatgaacaatataaTTACAATGATCAGAAATCTAATAATTCAAcagataaaaatataatcataCAGGAAATTAAAATATCAAACGATCAATGTCCAAATTCATATGAATTACAAAACAGTAATGAAAACAAAACAGAaaaatcattattatgTCCCTTATCAAATAACTTATTAGGATTAAGTGAtcttttttcaaataacatagatgaattattaatatctgaaaatgaaaaaaaaacaaatgtTGATATAAGTAATGTTTCCAAAGATAAACCGATCAATGCCCAAAATAATGTAATGACAATCCAATATACTCACCTACATTTGGAAAAGAACATACCATCAATACATACATCAAATACGAACGTTcataatgaatatatttttaatattgaaaaaagaTATGATATTCAGGATAAACaagaaaaacatataaattatcaagatgaaattataaaacataCTACTGAAAGTATAAATCTATATGCacatatgaataaaaacACAAACCATATCTATgaaaacaaaaatgaacatataaaCGAAACAATAAATACAACCTATGATGATCAAAAATTTACAGACCAATCTAATCATATTAAAACAGAAAATGAACATACaccatataaaaatgatgatctcgcaaatgtaaatattattccccatgaaaaaaaatcttTACATACATGTGATAGTGATGATCATATAACAATTTCCAATAATAAGGAGGATGAATTAAATGAATCTACTATAATGGAACAAATTAACATAAAACAAACTGTTGAAGGAAATAAGGATAATCAAAGTTTATATGATGAAGCAActtatgaagaaaataacaGTATATGCGATATTGAGCAATATACCCATAAATATGAtttagataataatataaatataaccCGTGATTATACTTATCAAAATAAACAGGATAATGACATTGTATATAACACAgacaatataatatatgataaaaatataaaccATATGGaatcaaaaaatatttctaataattatgaaataattattttaaaatctgacataattaaagaaaatataaaatcaaACATTGAATTAACGGAAAGTTATATTGAAACGAATAATGTTGGAGAACATTCTCataaggaaaataataattattctGACGATCCAACAAATcaagaacaaaaaaaaaataaaaaaataaaaaatttagatgatgaaataaaattgcatgatgaaaaagagcttcaagataatataagcagggaaaataatataagctggaaagaagaagaatatTTTGACGATAAAGAACAGTTTCATCataaagaacaaaaaacGTATTCCgaaaaaaatcaaaaatcGTGCCTAAGCAGCGATAATGAAGAAATGCTAAGTCATATAAATCAAAACAATATAACTTATAAGAATAATCTTGagttatataataagaaatatacaACTGacagaaaaaataaaaaggacCCTAAGAAAATAGTATCatatataagaattaaACATGTTAAAAATCATAACATAATAAAGgaatttaattatttaagtattaaaattaacaaatataatttatttaaacaTTTAGGTATTAAAGAAGAACgattaaattatattacatcaatatatcattcattcgattattataacaaaagaataaagaaaaacgatcaggaaaaaataaataaaataaatgatttaATTTATCAATACAGTAatgaaacaaaaaataaaacgaatattgataattataaaaaagaatttgaagaaaatttattaaatataataaattataatggACAACAAGAAGAACATGAAAAGGATGAAGAGAATGAAAGGAATGAAGAGAATGAAAAGAATGAAAAGAATGAAAAGAATGAAGAGAATGAAAAGAATGAAAAGAATGAAAAGAATGAAAAGAATGAAAAGAATGAAAAGAATGAAGATAATGTAAAACATGAAGATAATGTAAAACATGAAGATAATGTAAAACATGAACAAGTTGAAGAAGAATATAAGTTGTATAGCTGTAAAAGTAATAcgaatataaataataacgAATTTATAGgcaaaaacaaaaaatatcataatagtaataataatagcAATAGTAGTATCCGCAAATATCACAGAtgtagtaataatataaaagataaattGCAAAATGAATTAATTCGTCATAAAAGTTATAACTTGTATTCAGAAAATGCAgagaaagaaaatattcttttatcTAAAGAGAATGacaaagaaaaatatgtaGAAGAAGATTTGTCttataatgataaagacaaatatgtaaataataatgatgatataaaaaatataattccTTACAATGATTACTCTGAAGATGATATAATCAGTtatgaagatataaaaCGGAATATATGGTTACAAAATATGGActttcaaaaaaatatagaaaggaaaaataatattgttaatTATATCCAATTGGAATCAATGAAATgcataattttattttgttctttatacaaaataaaatatttccAAGGTATGCATGATATGATAATAAgtttgttttatttaaatttagaaacctatgaaatattttgtgtttttgaaaaaattttacattattatgctccctatttatatttacaaaataattatatgtacactataaatacattaaatgaaaacaacataacaaaaaattcagcatataataacataCCTTTAGATAtaggaatatatatatgtaataaaaatgcTAAATTATTTAGGTTATTATTTCAATTCTTCTTTCCTCATATtagttattattttgatacAAACATAGATGAAACGTGGCCaacctttttttttgttaatttgaattttagtaaatttaataatgtatatcgtttattatatatatggatgaaattaatagaaataaaagataCAACAAATGAAGCGACTTGTGATTTTATACTCTATTTACTTtctttctttatatataaaatgaaggctattaaaaataaaatttatgaacaagataaaaacaaaaattatactAAAAATGATagttataattataattataattacaaTTATAATTACAATTCAACGCCATCATTATCATATGAACATcttaaaaaacaaaatatatgtgatCAAAACGGCATCAAAATAAAACcttataaaaagaaagatCCAATAAAACCACATTTTGTCAAAGAtcaaaatgaatatatgataaacaataaaaatttaaacaacaatcaaaatatatataattttgaaaaattacatgaaataaataatatctCAAATCAGGAATCTATTATTCACACAAGTGAAAAATCACAAGTACAAAATACAAATGAACTTATGGAACATCAAAGTGATCATATGAGGAAACAAAAATGGTCCATATATTGTAAAGAAATGTtctcattattttttgaattcAATTCATCTTTCGATGAACATTTTAAGGATAATTATGAAATGCATATTgataacataataaataacataaaaaatataaaagatatgaTTCCCATGagttttataaattttatcatacattataattctttatatcAAATCAATGATCAATTATTACtaacaaatgaaaaatCACACCCTTTACACAAAAcatcatattattcaaacAAACAattagataataataatttatgcTTACATATATCTTTGGCagatttattatttatacataatcatcaaaaaaaaaattataatttcgTTTTTATCCGATACGTAGAAGATAAAATTATCCTATCTaaacttttatatataaatattaataatcTTACTATTCAAAATTTTATCGAGTTCAAAAATGTAAACGAATTTTTGAAATGTAAgcaacaaaaaaaattgaaatcattatataataatgaattcaagaataaatataatcataaaaagaaaatactgtacataatattacaaaatggaaataataagggtgaacaaaagaaaatacATAACGACATCATACCTATcaatagtaataataattataataataataataatgataacaattttataaataaacaaaagGAATATTCATTTAGTACTAAATTCGTATCATCATTACATAATCATGATAACAGGTTACAAGATTTTATCATGCAACTCTTAAAAAACAAcatcaaatatataaccaTATTCCAAGAAAGTTCTAGTATCGTTAATATAAGGaatgataaaaaaacaaacatTTCTTATCAAATTAAAGACCAAAGGAATTtgaaagaaaataatttcttttcagaaatatttaaaaaggttaaaaataaaatatatgataatattataaaagataataatcAATTTGATGGCGAAAAACAAATCCCCAAAAAAAACGATACATCTAatcaaaatgataatataacatatacaTTGAAAGATTCCAATtttaatgtttttattaacaaaaaaataaaaaataaaaaatatacacatcATATTAaccataaaaaaaaaaataatttaaattataaatataacttCAAAAGtaaaagaagaaatgaaaaaatgaaaacaaaaatgaaatctaaatttttcataaataatttacaaagtaaattaacaaataaagcagtaagtaaatataaaagtaacaaaaaaatgcatatttcaataaataaacaacataataaaattaattcaACAAAAATGAAATCTATTATTAATTCTACAGAACAAATAGAACTTAAaagttttaaaaataattataatttaaatataaaaaataatgttatatttaaaaaaaattataatagagaaaaattaaatatcaaaaaaaacaaatcTAATACATTATCActtaataaagaaaatttattatatgaacaaaatcaaaaaaataacgAACAAAATATTCACAACAAcactatatataataatacaatattaaaaaaaaatactaCCAACTTGTATAAAACAACAGACACACAATATCTTAAAactaatataaaattacaCAAAGATACAAATGATATTCTTATAAACAAGAATCAAattgataaatatattcgtgaaaatgaaaaattcaataatgataaaaaatacaacTTTTTAGACTTACatcaaaattttattaatgatatattattagatCATTTCtcacaaaataaaaaattatgtaatCCCTATgaaacagaaaaaaaatatatgaataaatgCATTCCAAATATGGTTAACATGCTCATTTcgaaaaataaaatacgctaa
- a CDS encoding mitochondrial ribosomal protein S16 precursor, putative, translating into MIRRLFLPYFSKDKGPPRIRCQVNGVKRKRFFKIVVANQKDKKNGKHIEVLGTYVNKNNIREKLNRYNITNPSNDSYYNNVENIKEIRLRFNRVKFWLAANCNFSDHMKYVLSLCKIIPQYPIKYSRRCSDKYYHKYNEIINKHKLIQADKINNFLKTDLNIQYKNDFETSKNEPNNKDEYIYTPEELTYLKKLSKNRILEFEDKDKIRKIIR; encoded by the coding sequence ATGATAAGAAGATTATTCTTACCCTATTTTTCAAAGGATAAAGGGCCCCCAAGAATTCGATGTCAAGTTAATGGGGTAAAAAGAAAAcgtttttttaaaatagTTGTAGCAAATcaaaaagataaaaaaaatggaaaacACATAGAAGTGTTAGGTacatatgtaaataaaaataatattagaGAAAAGTTGAatagatataatattactaATCCAAGTAATGattcttattataataatgtagaaaatattaaagaaattCGATTACGATTTAATCGGGTCAAATTTTGGCTAGCTGCCAATTGTAACTTTAGTGATCATAtgaaatatgtattaaGTTTATGCAAAATTATACCTCAATATCCAATAAAATATAGTAGAAGATGTTCAGATAAATATTATCacaaatataatgaaattataaataaacacAAACTTATACAAGCagataaaattaataatttcttaaaaacggatttaaatattcaatataaaaatgattttGAAACTTCAAAAAATGAaccaaataataaagacgaatatatatacacacCGGAAGAACTTACATatcttaaaaaattatcaaaaAATAGAATACTTGAATTCGAagataaagataaaattaggaaaattattagatga
- a CDS encoding hypothetical protein (conserved Plasmodium protein, unknown function): MTIVRTYRFKKEAPNLNCTLDSKKEKWNEFIQYIQNLKDYTKCGVDRNECLFDSYNEENNSKIEDVIKENVDDIIKITKWNNDMELSKNFIQKELMSLSSSYSSDEDRYSNESGSALNLNKYNIIENNIYSNNANFKRQKVKNVTDINNYIKNEHEDIKKKKRKKEYKEEKHGAKEGFYKKKFPYGNNAYNKFSQYNNNKKNQYDGDKNKKKYMKRYKNYEFNNNNNNNNNRDNKNKEKKMKSRTNKQDDRSQNNMDIDGTYAYNYAYLNRNDDSTMSSSVEAANDTIMDLEEEIRNYNL, encoded by the exons ATGACAATAGTAAGAACATATAGGTTTAAAAAAGAGGCACCTAACTTAAATTGTACATTAGA TAGTAAGAAAGAGAAATGGAATGAATTCATTCAGtatatacaaaatttaAAGGATTATACTAAATGTGGTGTTGATAGAAATGAATGTTTATTTGATTCttataatgaagaaaataatagCAAAATAGAAGATGtgataaaagaaaatgtagatgatataattaaaataacaaaatggAATAATGATATGGAATTAAGTAAGAATTTTATTCAAAAAGAATTAATGTCTTTATCATCATCTTATTCGTCAGATGAAGATAGATATTCAAATGAATCTGGTAGTGCTTTAAatttgaataaatataatataattgagaataatatatattccaaCAATGCAAATTTTAAAAGGCAAAAAGTAAAAAACGTTACTgacataaataattatataaagaatgaACATGAggatattaaaaagaaaaagagaaaaaaagagtataaagaagaaaagcATGGTGCAAAAGAAGGCTTTTATAAGAAGAAATTTCCATACGGTAATAAtgcatataataaattttcacagtataataataataaaaagaatcAATACGATGgggataaaaataagaagaaatatatgaaaagatataaaaactatgaatttaataataataataataataataacaatagagataataaaaataaagagaagaaaatgaaaagtAGAACAAATAAGCAAGATGATAGGtcacaaaataatatggacATAGATGGAACATATGCATATAATTATGCATATTTAAATAGAAATGATGATTCTACTATGTCTAGTTCGGTAGAAGCAGCAAATGATACAATAATGGATTtagaagaagaaataagaaattacaatttataa